From one Xiphias gladius isolate SHS-SW01 ecotype Sanya breed wild chromosome 12, ASM1685928v1, whole genome shotgun sequence genomic stretch:
- the LOC120797683 gene encoding uncharacterized protein LOC120797683 — MRNFTSITALFLFLSLLFVSGWISVSVSQSQTLEVQPGEEVTLLCSNISKEPTHTFWSRLDEKTTVSCIASMYGSDSEASFCDGFKKGFEMSSDVSTVFLKIKRVDLSDSGLYFCGFYIIKNIIINNTIHLNVQDNSESKDGVDFETEKMPDGETNLMSVILAGLTVFLTVVIIVLAVKIRKLQKGKADVFFVTHRVVRCMKLLFVFCHLSANEEFHLERNQNLGSDDLNSAALSLLPKTVRSRRPASEREVETRVISAASR, encoded by the exons ATGAGGAACTTTACCTCGATAACAGCTTTatttctcttcttgtctctgctctttgtttcaggctggatctctgtctcagtgtctcagtcTCAGACTTTGGAGGTCCAGCCTGGTGAGGAAGTCACACTGCTGTGCTCTAACATTTCCAAGGAGCCAACTCAcacattttggtccagacttgATGAGAAAACAACGGTCAGCTGTATCGCCTCTATGTACGGGTCTGATAGCGAAGCTTCATTCTGCgatggatttaaaaaaggatttgaaaTGAGCTCCGACGTCTCCACTGTCTTTCTTAAAATCAAGCGAGTGGATTTATCGGACTCAGGACTGTATTTCTGTGGATTTTACATCATCAAAAACATAATCATtaataatacaatacatttaaatgttcaAG ATAATAGTGAATCTAAAGATGGAGTGGATTTTGAGACTGAAA aaatGCCTGATGGAGAGACAAACCTGATGAGTGTGATCCTGGCCGGTCTGACTGTTTTCCTCACTGTAGTCATCATTGTTCTGGCCGTTAAAATCAGGAAACTTCAGAAAGGTAAAGCTGATGTATTTTTTGTTACACATCGGGTTGTACGTTGTATGAAGTT ACTTTTCGTCTTTTGTCATTTATCTGCAAATGAAGAATTCCATCTTGAAAGAAACCAG aacCTGGGCTCTGATGACCTGAACTCTGCAGCGCTGAGCCTCCTTCCAAAAACAGTAAGAAGCAGGAGGCCTGCAtcagagagagaagtggagaCTCGTGTTATTTCTGCTGCCAGCAGATAG
- the LOC120797526 gene encoding uncharacterized protein LOC120797526: MNVSLVTALLCTFSWISASVSEFHTVEVQSGEEVTLLCTNFSAIVSHISWFRLGNEPSASCISSMFSSDSSASFCDGFCNERFNMTSNTTTIFLKIKHVDLSDSGLYLCGFRRNSNPRELPVFYSATYLKVHEESDELTNPTSVILGGLIIFLIIVVIVLVFKIRKRHTAHKGGQNPQPSENVGTEDLNYVALSFHPKPKRNLKTASERELEPNVVYAATR; the protein is encoded by the exons ATGAACGTCAGCTTGGTAACAGCTTTACTCTGCACCTTCA gcTGGATCTCTGCCTCAGTTTCTGAGTTTCACACTGTGGAGGTCCAGTCTGGTGAAGAAGTCACACTGCTGTGTACCAACTTTTCTGCTATAGTCTCTCACATATCCTGGTTCAGGCTGGGCAACGAGCCCAGCGCCAGCTGCATCTCCTCCATGTTCAGCTCTGATTCCTCTGCTTCGTTCTGTGATGGATTTTGCAATGAAAGATTTAACATGACATCCAACACCACTACCATCTTCCTGAAGATCAAACATGTGGATTTATCTGACTCTGGACTCTATTTGTGTGGCTTTCGCAGAAATAGTAACCCCAGAGAACTCCCAGTATTTTACAGTGCAACATATTTAAAGGTTCATG AAGAGTCTGATGAACTAACAAATCCGACGAGTGTGATCCTGGGAGGTCTAATTATTTTCCTCATTATAGTTGTCATTGTTCTGGTTTTCAAAATCAGGAAACGCCACACAG cACATAAAGGGGGGCAGAATCCACAACCCAGTGAG aatGTGGGCACAGAGGACCTGAACTACGTGGCTCTAAGTTTCcatccaaaaccaaaaagaaaccTTAAGACTGcatcagagagagagctggagccAAATGTTGTGTACGCTGCCACCAGATAG
- the LOC120797087 gene encoding uncharacterized protein LOC120797087: MRNFTSITALFLFLSLLFVSGWISVSVSQSQTLEVQPGEEVTLLCSNISKEPTHTFWTRLDDKRTVSCIASMYRSDSEASFCDGFKKGFEMSSDVSTVFLKIKRVDLSDSGLYFCGFYIIKNIIINNTIHLNVQDNSESKDGVDFETEKMPDGETNLMSVILVGLTVFLTVVIIVLAVKIRKLQKAVTAEPQPERNKNLGSEDLNYAALSFHPKPKRNLKTASERELEPNVVYAATR, translated from the exons ATGAGGAACTTTACCTCGATAACAGCTTTatttctcttcttgtctctgctctttgtttcaggctggatctctgtctcagtgtctcagtcTCAGACTTTGGAGGTCCAGCCTGGTGAGGAAGTCACACTGCTGTGCTCTAACATTTCCAAGGAGCCAACTCACACATTTTGGACCAGACTTGATGATAAAAGAACGGTCAGCTGTATCGCCTCTATGTACAGGTCTGATAGCGAAGCTTCATTCTGCgatggatttaaaaaaggatttgaaaTGAGCTCCGACGTCTCCACTGTCTTTCTTAAAATCAAGCGAGTGGATTTATCTGACTCAGGACTGTATTTCTGTGGATTTTACATCATCAAAAACATAATCATtaataatacaatacatttaaatgttcaAG ATAATAGTGAATCTAAAGATGGAGTGGATTTTGAGACTGAAA aaatGCCTGATGGAGAGACAAACCTGATGAGTGTGATCCTGGTCGGTCTGACTGTTTTCCTCACTGTAGTCATCATTGTTCTGGCCGTTAAAATCAGGAAACTTCAGAAAG CTGTGACTGCAGAACCACAGCCAGAAAGAAACAAG AATCTGGGCTCAGAGGACCTGAACTACGCGGCTCTAAGTTTCCATCCAAAACCGAAAAGAAACCTTAAGACTGcatcagagagagagctggagccAAATGTTGTGTACGCTGCCACCAGATAG
- the LOC120797347 gene encoding RNA-binding protein 4B-like, whose product MVKIFIGNLSQHAGKDEVEALFTQYGTVTECAKYKNYAFVHMEDRKSATKAIRELHLYKLNGRPINVELSRGKNQGPVKLHIANVEKGADDELRALFEEYGTVDECSIVKDFAFVHMANSDEAMDAIKGLDNTEFQGKRIHVQISKSRPRGAPEEEAYPPPPGRGGYFPPHYPGERPEPPYRGRMSAFPPPPPPPPPPRRAPYPDRGYGEREGYGVVDYYEKYRARPYSTPGYDDRRAIPPPPPPPSALVRERLGMGSLDPYERRPLPHPPPSYMPRDRSPIGRAPIPPAPSAGNGYSYERSRLSPMSRPPMYAAPPPRESFPERLPPPPPPPPRYAGY is encoded by the exons ATGGTGAAGATTTTCATCGGGAACCTGTCTCAGCACGCTGGGAAGGATGAGGTTGAGGCTCTGTTTACTCAGTATGGCACAGTGACAGAATGTGCCAAGTACAAAAACTATGCTTTTGTCCATATGGAAGACCGCAAGTCTGCCACGAAAGCCATCCGTGAGCTCCATCTCTATAAGCTGAACGGTAGGCCCATCAATGTGGAGCTCAGCAGAGGGAAGAACCAGGGCCCTGTGAAGCTCCACATTGCCAATGTAGAGAAGGGAGCTGACGACGAGCTCCGTGCTCTCTTTGAAGAGTACGGCACAGTCGACGAGTGTTCCATTGTCAAGGACTTTGCCTTTGTGCACATGGCCAATTCTGATGAGGCCATGGATGCCATCAAGGGACTGGACAACACTGAGTTTCAAG ggaaGCGCATACATGTTCAGATATCAAAAAGCAGACCCAGAGGGGCACCCGAGGAGGAGGCCTATCCACCTCCGCCAGGCAGAGGAGGCTATTTTCCTCCTCACTACCCAGGGGAGAGACCCGAGCCTCCTTACAGAGGCCGCATGTCCGCTTTCCCGCCTCCACCtccgcccccccctcccccgagACGAGCACCTTATCCCGACCGCGGCTATGGCGAGCGAGAGGGCTACGGGGTGGTCGATTACTATGAGAAATACAGAGCCCGTCCTTACAGCACCCCAGGCTATGATGACAGGCGTGCCATCCCCccgcctccgcctcctcccTCGGCACTGGTTAGAGAACGTCTCGGAATGGGGTCCCTTGACCCGTATGAGCGGCGCCCGCTCCCCCATCCTCCTCCGTCCTACATGCCTAGGGACCGAAGCCCTATCGGACGAGCCCCCATTCCGCCTGCCCCGTCAGCTGGTAACGGGTACTCCTATGAACGGTCCCGGCTCTCTCCAATGTCCAGACCGCCGATGtatgcagcccccccccccagggaaTCCTTTCCAGAGAGATTgcctccgccgccgccgccgccacctcGCTATGCAGGCTATTAG
- the LOC120797582 gene encoding RNA-binding protein 4.1-like encodes MVKIFVGNLPREADQDEIKALFTQYGTVTECAIIKNYAFVHMDDRKAATKAIKSLHLYKLHGTPINVEASHGKNQGSVKLHVANVEKGSDEELRALFEEYGTVTECAVVKNFAFVHMSNSDEAMDAIKGLDNTEFQGKRIHVQISKSRPRHDERDDYPPPPPDRGGYWPPRYPGERPEPPPPSYMRGRLGHIPPGYPAPPLPPPPPRRAVYPDRPYDGERDRYGVVDYYEKYRARPYGMPSYEDQRAGAPPPPPPPSAVVRDRLMNSSLDPYERRPLPPPPSSFYPRDRSPLRRAPSTPMPPASNGYSYERSRLSPVSRVPAYGVPRARDPYAERLPPPPPARYAY; translated from the exons ATGGTGAAAATTTTTGTGGGAAATCTGCCCCGAGAGGCAGATCAGGATGAAATCAAGGCACTCTTTACTCAGTACGGCACAGTCACAGAATGTGCCATCATCAAGAACTACGCCTTCGTCCACATGGATGACCGCAAGGCCGCCACCAAAGCCATCAAAAGTCTGCACCTCTACAAGCTCCACGGCACACCGATCAACGTGGAGGCCAGCCACGGGAAGAACCAGGGCTCGGTCAAACTGCATGTAGCGAATGTAGAGAAGGGATCTGACGAAGAGCTCCGTGCTCTCTTTGAAGAGTACGGCACAGTCACAGAGTGTGCTGTTGTCAAAAATTTTGCTTTTGTACATATGTCCAACTCAGATGAGGCCATGGATGCCATCAAGGGACTGGACAACACTGAGTTTCAAG GCAAACGCATCCACGTCCAGATTTCCAAGAGCCGTCCCAGACATGATGAACGGGATGACtacccccctcctcccccagaCAGAGGTGGCTACTGGCCCCCACGCTATCCAGGAGAGAGGCCCGAGCCTCCCCCACCCAGCTACATGAGAGGCCGCCTTGGCCATATACCCCCAGGTTACCCAGCCCCTCCTCTGCCGCCCCCTCCCCCTAGACGAGCTGTTTATCCCGACCGTCCCTATGACGGTGAGAGGGACAGATACGGCGTGGTAGATTATTATGAGAAGTACAGAGCACGTCCGTATGGCATGCCCTCCTACGAGGATCAACGTGCTGGcgcccctccccctccccctcccccctctgccGTCGTACGAGACCGTCTTATGAACTCGTCGCTCGACCCGTATGAGCGTCGGCCCCTTCCACCTCCTCCGTCCTCGTTCTATCCCCGAGATCGCAGTCCCCTCAGGAGAGCGCCTAGCACGCCAATGCCCCCCGCCAGTAATGGCTACTCCTACGAGCGCTCCCGACTTTCTCCGGTTTCCCGGGTCCCGGCATATGGAGTTCCACGCGCCAGGGACCCCTACGCAGAACGGCTGCCCCCCCCACCGCCGGCACGCTACGCTTATTAA
- the tifa gene encoding TRAF-interacting protein with FHA domain-containing protein A yields MNVSQTMETEEDFLTRLHIKLYHPQQSCKGLYGMLPLGKRSSHPADVPLRLGRDAQACTYALVDPRVSRKQLALHAYRTAQSPDMLFTIQNLSQRGRLSVNSSALGYLERMDLPDKALLRFGEYEMLITRESGEAMGSFEVEFEVLEMPPSRETCMCVPSVTPVMELRALVPLENDETLCHL; encoded by the coding sequence ATGAATGTGTCCCAGACaatggagacagaggaggatttCCTGACTCGTCTACACATCAAGCTTTACCACCCCCAGCAGAGTTGCAAGGGCCTCTACGGGATGCTTCCTCTGGGGAAGAGGAGCAGTCACCCAGCAGATGTCCCTCTCAGGTTAGGCCGGGATGCCCAGGCCTGCACCTACGCCCTGGTCGACCCCCGGGTGTCCCGGAAACAGCTGGCCCTCCACGCCTATCGCACAGCCCAGAGCCCGGACATGCTGTTCACCATCCAGAACCTGAGCCAGAGGGGACGACTTTCAGTGAACAGCTCAGCTCTGGGCTACCTGGAGAGGATGGATCTCCCCGACAAGGCCCTGCTCCGCTTTGGAGAGTACGAAATGCTGATCACCCGTGAGTCCGGCGAGGCCATGGGGAGCTTTGAGGTGGAGTTTGAGGTGCTGGAGATGCCTCCGTCCAGGGagacatgcatgtgtgtgcctaGTGTGACACCTGTCATGGAGCTCAGAGCACTTGTTCCCCTGGAGAATGATGAGACTCTGTGTCATTTATGA